The Bacillus vallismortis genome window below encodes:
- a CDS encoding YggT family protein, producing the protein MILYQVFSVLSLLITIYSFALIIYIFMSWVPSTRETAVGRFLASICEPYLEPFRKIIPPIGMLDISPIVAILVLRFATTGLWGLYRMIAF; encoded by the coding sequence ATGATCCTTTATCAAGTTTTTTCGGTTTTAAGCTTATTAATCACAATATACTCATTTGCCCTGATCATATATATTTTTATGTCATGGGTGCCGAGTACGAGGGAAACAGCTGTCGGGCGTTTTTTAGCTTCGATTTGTGAACCATATCTCGAGCCATTCAGAAAAATCATCCCACCAATCGGAATGCTGGATATTTCTCCGATCGTGGCTATTCTTGTGCTTCGGTTTGCGACAACTGGCTTGTGGGGGCTTTATCGCATGATTGCGTTTTAA
- a CDS encoding RNA-binding protein has product MSDIYQHFRKDERAFIDQALEWKSIVQEQYRMKLTDFLDPREQVILSAVTGQADVGLAFSGGYGRAERKRAILYPEYITPEESDFELQAFNVRYAEKFVSVDHRSLLGALMGIGLKRQKFGDIVFSETSVQLIVSADTADFVAAQLTQAGKAAVSLEKIDLSDLNIPAVDVEIRDDTVSSLRLDAVCASMSRQSRQKSQTLVKNGLVKVNWKVVEDPSYMVAEGDMLSIRGFGRCSLTKIEGKTKKDKWRVTFERQK; this is encoded by the coding sequence ATGAGCGATATATATCAGCACTTCAGAAAAGACGAGCGGGCCTTTATTGATCAGGCGCTCGAATGGAAAAGCATTGTCCAGGAACAGTACAGGATGAAGCTGACCGACTTTTTAGACCCCCGAGAGCAGGTCATCCTCTCTGCTGTTACGGGACAGGCAGACGTCGGGCTTGCTTTTTCCGGCGGCTATGGCAGAGCTGAGCGAAAACGGGCGATTCTGTATCCAGAGTACATAACGCCGGAAGAATCGGATTTTGAACTGCAGGCGTTTAACGTCCGTTATGCTGAAAAATTTGTCTCAGTAGATCACCGTTCTCTGCTTGGTGCATTAATGGGCATAGGCTTAAAGCGGCAAAAGTTTGGTGACATCGTGTTTTCTGAGACATCAGTGCAATTGATTGTCTCAGCCGATACCGCAGATTTTGTGGCTGCACAGCTGACCCAAGCAGGCAAAGCGGCGGTCAGCTTAGAGAAAATTGACTTGTCAGACCTTAACATTCCCGCAGTTGATGTCGAAATAAGAGATGACACGGTTTCTTCTTTAAGGCTTGATGCCGTCTGCGCCTCTATGAGCAGGCAATCCCGCCAGAAATCACAGACGCTTGTGAAAAACGGCCTCGTGAAAGTGAACTGGAAGGTAGTTGAAGATCCTTCATACATGGTGGCAGAAGGGGACATGCTGTCTATCAGAGGCTTTGGCCGGTGCAGCTTGACAAAAATCGAAGGAAAAACCAAAAAAGACAAATGGAGAGTTACGTTTGAACGACAAAAATAG
- the divIVA gene encoding septum site-determining protein DivIVA yields the protein MPLTPNDIHNKTFTKSFRGYDEDEVNEFLAQVRKDYEIVLRKKTELEAKVNELDERIGHFANIEETLNKSILVAQEAAEDVKRNSQKEAKLIVREAEKNADRIINESLSKSRKIAMEIEELKKQSKVFRTRFQMLIEAQLDLLKNDDWDHLLEYEVDAVFEEKE from the coding sequence ATGCCATTAACGCCAAATGATATTCACAACAAGACGTTTACAAAAAGTTTTCGCGGATATGATGAAGATGAAGTAAATGAATTCCTAGCGCAAGTCAGAAAAGATTACGAAATTGTTCTCCGTAAGAAAACTGAGCTTGAAGCGAAAGTCAATGAACTTGATGAAAGAATCGGACACTTTGCCAATATTGAAGAAACGCTGAATAAATCGATTTTAGTTGCTCAAGAAGCGGCTGAAGACGTAAAACGCAATTCTCAAAAAGAAGCAAAGCTGATCGTTCGGGAAGCGGAGAAAAATGCTGATCGCATTATCAACGAATCTTTATCAAAATCAAGAAAAATTGCAATGGAAATTGAAGAGCTGAAAAAGCAGTCTAAAGTTTTCAGAACACGTTTCCAAATGCTGATTGAAGCCCAGCTCGATCTTTTGAAAAATGACGATTGGGATCATCTGCTTGAGTATGAAGTCGACGCAGTATTTGAGGAAAAGGAATAA